Proteins encoded by one window of Swingsia samuiensis:
- a CDS encoding aminoglycoside N(3)-acetyltransferase — protein MTEAAAIARSSEPITKERLLTDFRKIGLSTGQIVLVHASMSRMGWVCGGARTVIESLLEAIGPKGTLVMPAQSFEYSDPASWYDPTLPEDWWDTIRNNIPAFDPHLSPTRNMGIIAETFRLWPHTLRSNHPQASFTAQGPEAAHILAHHPLEDPFGLTSPLGKLYKLNASILMIGTHWDTCTGLHLAERIAYPEQDNFEDATAMLIDGQRKWVHFKMPRTNKECFSLLGTKLDQQTFIRHGHIGYAPTRLVSMPAAIDMAAGML, from the coding sequence ATGACGGAAGCAGCAGCCATCGCCCGCTCATCCGAACCCATTACAAAAGAACGACTCCTAACTGATTTCAGGAAGATTGGTCTTTCAACAGGTCAGATTGTTCTGGTTCATGCCTCCATGAGCCGCATGGGATGGGTGTGCGGTGGCGCCCGAACCGTCATCGAATCACTTTTGGAGGCGATTGGACCAAAAGGGACACTCGTCATGCCAGCCCAGTCTTTTGAATATAGTGACCCTGCCTCGTGGTATGATCCTACCCTTCCTGAAGACTGGTGGGATACGATCCGCAATAATATACCCGCCTTTGACCCTCATCTTAGCCCTACACGCAATATGGGTATTATCGCTGAAACTTTTCGGCTTTGGCCCCACACGCTCCGAAGCAACCACCCTCAGGCTTCTTTTACCGCTCAAGGACCGGAGGCTGCGCATATTCTTGCTCACCACCCGTTAGAAGATCCTTTCGGTCTTACGTCTCCTTTAGGGAAACTCTACAAGCTTAACGCCTCTATCCTGATGATCGGCACGCACTGGGATACATGCACCGGACTACATCTCGCAGAGCGAATAGCGTATCCGGAACAAGACAACTTTGAAGATGCAACAGCCATGCTTATTGATGGGCAGCGAAAATGGGTTCATTTCAAAATGCCAAGAACCAATAAAGAGTGCTTTTCTCTCCTCGGCACAAAACTAGATCAACAAACCTTCATCCGACACGGCCATATTGGCTACGCACCTACACGCTTGGTCTCTATGCCAGCCGCAATCGATATGGCCGCAGGTATGTTATAG
- a CDS encoding PepSY-associated TM helix domain-containing protein produces MKISNDVFRLYRNIHSLIGIIASLFLFIAFYAGGFTILEKPLSEWAARFQAHPSPVKYSQLDELFKKAQSDYLVKSVNFSLVLHPALTQPSSLMWTAVANRDFGPRLTTYAGLASDGQLVLQQETASQAIYFINMLHQRMGLPLNHDWGRLIMGCVVLLYSAVLISGLIIVLPSFVRNVFGFQFSDKPRRQWMDFHTLLGIGSFPFHVLIAITALGFAFGQQIGALEKILFTPPVHLKKEERSTLRPSVAVQAPKTEIFLPPTVIVESVKKKFPDFSPDALVYLRHGTRFVVRVVEYDGHQINRRVEGGYAEVDPYSGQMISSDFVTGHQTWAFMLVTLMYTLHFGSFGGIFSHVGYAILAFGGAFLFYSGNQMWLAARRRQERTSGPIRGQLNSAVFSALVSGVTFGSVAGISAVLLLIPMMSEGGHYRTFEGVFYLILISKIVISFYLGEQKSVKYFSLFSAIMTLSIPFVDCFFRPEGGWSAGVIEINCIMLFYGIFLMFLSYLSWCK; encoded by the coding sequence ATGAAAATCAGCAATGATGTTTTCCGTCTCTATCGGAATATACATAGTTTAATCGGAATCATTGCGAGTTTATTCTTATTTATTGCCTTTTATGCTGGTGGTTTTACCATTTTGGAGAAGCCTTTATCTGAATGGGCAGCACGTTTTCAGGCTCATCCATCTCCGGTAAAGTATAGTCAATTGGATGAGCTATTTAAAAAAGCGCAGTCAGATTATCTTGTCAAAAGTGTAAATTTTTCCTTGGTTTTGCATCCTGCCCTTACACAGCCATCGAGTTTGATGTGGACGGCGGTAGCGAACCGAGATTTTGGCCCCCGTTTAACGACATATGCAGGACTGGCTTCTGACGGACAGCTGGTCTTGCAACAAGAGACGGCATCGCAGGCAATCTACTTTATAAATATGCTTCATCAGCGCATGGGGTTGCCTCTTAATCATGATTGGGGGCGCCTGATTATGGGGTGTGTAGTGCTTCTTTACAGTGCTGTCTTAATTTCTGGATTAATTATCGTTTTGCCTTCTTTTGTACGGAATGTGTTTGGATTTCAGTTTTCAGACAAGCCAAGACGTCAATGGATGGATTTTCATACATTATTGGGTATTGGGTCTTTTCCGTTTCATGTATTGATTGCCATTACGGCATTAGGGTTTGCTTTTGGCCAGCAAATAGGCGCTTTAGAGAAAATATTGTTTACGCCTCCAGTTCATTTAAAGAAGGAGGAGCGATCAACGCTGAGACCCTCTGTGGCGGTGCAAGCACCTAAGACTGAAATTTTTCTTCCTCCCACGGTCATTGTTGAAAGTGTGAAGAAAAAATTTCCGGATTTTTCACCGGATGCGTTGGTGTATCTTCGGCATGGAACGCGTTTTGTGGTGCGTGTTGTTGAGTATGATGGGCATCAGATCAATCGACGTGTTGAAGGCGGATATGCGGAAGTTGACCCATATTCAGGCCAAATGATCTCCAGTGATTTTGTCACAGGTCACCAAACATGGGCCTTTATGCTCGTAACGTTAATGTACACTCTGCATTTCGGCAGCTTTGGAGGGATATTTAGTCATGTAGGGTATGCTATTTTGGCTTTTGGGGGAGCTTTTTTATTCTATTCAGGAAATCAGATGTGGCTTGCTGCACGTCGACGGCAAGAAAGAACAAGTGGGCCTATTCGTGGTCAATTAAATAGCGCTGTTTTTTCGGCTCTTGTTTCAGGGGTTACATTCGGAAGTGTTGCAGGGATATCAGCGGTTTTGTTGCTAATTCCAATGATGAGTGAGGGAGGGCATTATCGTACTTTTGAAGGAGTGTTTTATTTAATTCTGATTTCCAAAATAGTCATTTCTTTTTATTTGGGAGAACAAAAAAGTGTTAAATATTTTTCTCTTTTCTCAGCGATAATGACTTTGAGCATCCCTTTTGTAGATTGTTTTTTTCGACCAGAAGGAGGGTGGAGCGCAGGTGTCATTGAAATAAATTGTATTATGCTATTTTACGGAATTTTTTTGATGTTTTTATCTTATTTGAGTTGGTGTAAATAG
- a CDS encoding aldo/keto reductase, protein MAVSSLSKQGQNVIVLNDGHEMPQLGLGVWRMPESETAQVVRKAVEIGYRLVDTAYLYRNEQAVGEALKDRPDVFLTSKVWNDSQGYDETLRAYEKSTKLLGRSILDLYLIHWPMPDQGLYVETWKALVELKKEGRVKSIGVSNFQPDHLKRIMDATGVAPVVNQIEVHPSFQQRDVRAFNTQHHIYTEAWRPLGKGNVLDNPVVVGIAQRVKKTPAQVVLRWHVQNDLIVIPKTVNEERLKENFSIFDFELSREDMQAIAQMDRADGRMGAHPDTAKF, encoded by the coding sequence ATGGCTGTTTCATCTCTGTCGAAACAGGGGCAGAATGTTATTGTATTAAATGATGGCCATGAGATGCCTCAATTGGGTTTGGGTGTGTGGCGCATGCCTGAGAGCGAGACCGCTCAGGTTGTGCGTAAAGCGGTAGAAATTGGCTATCGCTTGGTGGATACGGCCTATCTCTATCGAAATGAGCAAGCGGTTGGTGAGGCTTTAAAAGACCGTCCAGACGTTTTTCTGACCTCCAAGGTTTGGAATGATTCTCAGGGGTATGATGAAACTTTGAGAGCGTATGAGAAGAGCACCAAACTATTAGGGCGCTCTATTTTGGATTTGTATTTAATTCATTGGCCGATGCCTGACCAAGGGCTGTATGTTGAAACATGGAAAGCGCTTGTTGAGTTAAAGAAGGAAGGGCGCGTTAAGTCTATTGGGGTTTCTAACTTTCAGCCGGATCATTTAAAACGGATTATGGATGCGACTGGAGTAGCCCCTGTGGTGAATCAGATTGAGGTGCATCCCTCATTTCAGCAACGTGATGTCAGAGCGTTTAATACACAACATCATATCTACACAGAAGCCTGGCGTCCTTTAGGGAAAGGGAATGTGTTGGATAATCCTGTCGTGGTCGGGATTGCTCAACGTGTGAAGAAAACCCCTGCACAGGTTGTTTTGCGTTGGCATGTGCAGAATGATTTAATTGTTATTCCTAAAACTGTTAATGAAGAGCGTTTGAAAGAGAATTTTTCGATTTTTGATTTTGAGTTGTCACGCGAAGATATGCAGGCCATTGCTCAAATGGACAGAGCGGATGGGCGAATGGGGGCTCATCCAGATACAGCTAAGTTTTAA
- a CDS encoding flavin reductase family protein yields MTTPNEQDFRYAMSQFATGVAVVTAKGSEGEQGATISAFSSVSLDPLLFLVCLNRSSSTYRAVSEAKRFGLSILNKDHQDEALLFAKREGDKFSSPNVERAEDGTAFIRDALVQMHCELVETFQGGSHAIFMAKPLSIKLNEQDPLLYFQGKIGFTCQ; encoded by the coding sequence GTGACGACACCGAATGAGCAGGATTTTCGTTATGCAATGTCGCAGTTTGCAACGGGTGTCGCAGTTGTTACGGCTAAAGGCAGTGAAGGAGAGCAAGGGGCAACGATTAGTGCTTTTAGCTCAGTTTCCCTAGACCCATTATTATTTCTGGTTTGTTTAAATCGTTCGAGTTCGACATACCGTGCCGTGTCAGAAGCAAAGCGTTTTGGGTTGAGTATTTTAAATAAAGACCATCAAGATGAAGCTTTGCTCTTTGCTAAACGTGAAGGGGATAAGTTTTCCTCCCCAAACGTTGAACGAGCAGAAGACGGCACCGCTTTTATCAGGGATGCTCTTGTTCAGATGCATTGTGAGTTGGTTGAGACGTTTCAGGGTGGATCGCATGCGATCTTTATGGCCAAACCGCTTTCGATCAAATTGAATGAACAAGATCCCTTATTATATTTCCAAGGGAAGATAGGTTTTACGTGCCAATAA
- a CDS encoding YqaE/Pmp3 family membrane protein — MLRVLLAIILPWLLFFTIGRPFAGVLCLILQVTVIGWIPAAIWAVYALMKYKEANPA, encoded by the coding sequence ATGCTACGTGTTTTGTTGGCTATTATTCTTCCGTGGTTGCTGTTCTTTACGATTGGGCGTCCCTTCGCAGGTGTTCTCTGCCTGATTTTACAAGTTACTGTCATTGGTTGGATTCCTGCGGCTATTTGGGCTGTGTATGCCTTGATGAAGTATAAAGAAGCGAACCCAGCATAA
- a CDS encoding glycosyltransferase has product MENINPIPYFTLLDYHQETLYYDITNETIARSSGLFPSENILPIYYDRKCLFIIKNENYFPLTQFKVIPIDSHKVVLHHNGYFGAAEPHTWELIFNRSEIAGWEIFECVEYTKNKFSASLLEHAWLSKFNWQLHSSDKIHKTPNGFYISDKYYDFIENQHNLKKLYTDTTNLTLSRGLMVDSYIKYNPLIYFVVFGDEEQKELARESIRSLINIGNYTGDICIITDRRDMHSIIPDTFPGQLHIIHDHASTRIEMWRARYHITKFPLFEQYQPILYLDTDIVCNDTIFPVLEGILTSSKVCAGTENHPGVIIIPSRYTEAESVGRSFFAQEGQYPNIEYGFNSGIIGIPNLAVARTAFEMVVRIITRMIVTGQTDGWVDQAVLNYVTYKLDCIDEAFLSPHVAVGTGDNVYPYVTASKRPTLIHFWSTHKHERLPRIQSYITSTIQERAEQ; this is encoded by the coding sequence ATGGAAAATATAAATCCTATACCATATTTTACTTTGTTAGATTATCACCAAGAAACCCTTTATTACGATATAACCAATGAAACCATCGCTCGAAGCAGTGGACTTTTTCCTTCTGAAAATATCCTTCCTATTTACTACGACAGAAAATGTCTTTTCATTATAAAAAATGAGAATTATTTTCCTCTAACCCAGTTTAAAGTTATTCCTATCGATAGCCATAAAGTTGTCCTTCATCATAATGGTTATTTTGGCGCTGCAGAACCCCATACATGGGAGCTCATTTTTAACCGCTCAGAAATAGCTGGGTGGGAAATCTTCGAATGTGTCGAATATACCAAAAACAAATTCTCCGCGTCTTTGTTAGAGCATGCGTGGCTCTCAAAATTCAATTGGCAATTACATTCATCGGATAAGATCCATAAAACCCCAAATGGATTCTATATTTCAGACAAATACTACGACTTCATTGAAAACCAACATAATCTGAAAAAACTTTATACTGACACCACAAACCTTACGCTCTCTCGCGGCCTAATGGTTGATTCATATATCAAATATAACCCCCTCATATATTTTGTCGTTTTTGGAGATGAAGAACAAAAAGAACTCGCACGAGAAAGCATTCGATCCCTCATAAATATAGGGAACTATACAGGCGATATCTGCATCATTACCGACCGTCGTGATATGCACTCCATCATCCCTGATACATTCCCCGGGCAGCTCCATATTATTCATGATCATGCAAGCACGCGCATCGAGATGTGGCGCGCCCGCTATCACATCACAAAGTTTCCGCTTTTCGAGCAGTATCAGCCCATTTTATATCTGGATACGGACATCGTCTGTAACGATACAATTTTCCCTGTGCTTGAAGGGATCTTAACTTCATCCAAAGTTTGCGCTGGAACAGAAAATCATCCCGGCGTCATCATCATTCCTTCACGTTATACAGAAGCAGAATCTGTCGGAAGGTCGTTCTTCGCTCAAGAAGGCCAATATCCTAATATCGAATACGGCTTTAATTCAGGAATTATTGGTATTCCCAACCTTGCAGTCGCACGAACAGCTTTTGAAATGGTTGTAAGGATTATCACTCGTATGATTGTTACCGGCCAGACCGATGGTTGGGTCGATCAGGCTGTACTTAACTACGTAACGTATAAATTAGATTGTATTGATGAAGCGTTCTTGTCTCCACATGTCGCAGTCGGAACAGGGGATAATGTTTATCCCTATGTGACGGCGTCTAAACGCCCTACCCTTATCCATTTTTGGTCCACACACAAACACGAAAGATTACCACGCATCCAAAGCTATATTACAAGCACCATTCAAGAACGCGCAGAACAATAA
- the typA gene encoding translational GTPase TypA produces MELRNIAIIAHVDHGKTTLVDQLLKQSGSFRENQQVAERAMDSNDLERERGITILAKCTSVVWNDTRINIIDTPGHADFGGEVERILSMVDGAIILVDAAEGALPQTKFVLGKALARGLRPIVVVNKIDRGDARPDEVHEEIFDLFAALGADEKQLDFPMLYASGRQGWADLEIDGPRKDLSPLFDLVLRHVPTPGLDKDAPFAMVSTILESDNFLGRILTGRIDQGRAKVNMPVRVLRRDGTVVETGRLTKLLSFRGLDRVPVDEAEAGDIVAVAGLSDATIPDTLADPSVEAPLPSTPVDPPTLSMTFRINDGPLGGREGKKVTSRQIRDRLFKETEGNVAIKVSESPESEAFEVAGRGELQLGVLIETMRREGFELTIGRPRVLFRENPETGEREEPFEEVLIDVDEPYSGVVVEKMSLRKGVMQDMRPSGGGKVRLTFLIPSRGLIGYHGEFLTDTRGTGLMNRLFEGYHPYVGTIEGRRNGSLISAEDGATTQYALFSLQDRGTLFVDAGEKIYQGMILGEHSRENDLEVNAVREKKLTNMRAAGKDEALLLIPPRKMSLEQAIAYIEDDELVEVTPSAIRIRKRYLDPHERKRAAKTKTA; encoded by the coding sequence ATGGAACTCCGTAATATCGCCATCATCGCACACGTTGATCATGGCAAAACGACACTTGTTGATCAGCTTCTCAAGCAATCTGGCTCATTTCGTGAAAATCAGCAGGTTGCTGAACGCGCAATGGATAGCAACGATCTTGAACGTGAGCGTGGCATCACCATCCTTGCTAAATGTACCTCCGTTGTGTGGAACGACACGCGTATCAATATTATTGATACGCCGGGCCACGCGGACTTCGGTGGAGAAGTTGAGCGTATTTTAAGCATGGTCGATGGTGCGATCATTCTGGTTGATGCTGCTGAAGGTGCATTACCTCAGACAAAGTTTGTTTTGGGTAAAGCATTGGCCCGTGGTTTGCGCCCGATTGTGGTTGTAAACAAAATTGACCGTGGTGATGCACGTCCTGATGAAGTGCATGAAGAGATTTTTGATCTTTTTGCTGCATTGGGCGCCGATGAAAAGCAGCTTGATTTCCCAATGCTGTATGCTTCTGGCCGTCAAGGCTGGGCAGACTTAGAGATTGATGGCCCTCGTAAGGATCTTTCTCCGCTGTTTGACTTGGTTTTACGCCATGTTCCAACTCCAGGTCTGGATAAGGATGCACCTTTTGCGATGGTTTCGACCATTCTTGAGAGTGACAACTTCCTTGGACGTATTTTGACAGGTCGTATCGATCAGGGACGTGCAAAGGTTAATATGCCTGTGCGTGTTCTTCGTCGTGATGGGACGGTTGTTGAAACGGGTCGTTTAACGAAGCTGCTTTCGTTCCGCGGCTTGGATCGCGTGCCTGTAGATGAAGCTGAAGCTGGTGACATTGTTGCGGTAGCAGGGCTATCAGATGCGACAATTCCAGATACGCTAGCTGACCCTTCTGTTGAAGCGCCTTTGCCTTCTACACCAGTTGATCCACCAACCTTGTCGATGACTTTCCGTATTAACGACGGTCCTTTGGGTGGTCGTGAAGGGAAGAAGGTTACCTCACGTCAGATTCGTGACCGTTTGTTTAAGGAAACAGAAGGTAACGTTGCGATTAAGGTATCGGAAAGCCCAGAAAGCGAAGCGTTTGAAGTCGCTGGACGTGGTGAGCTTCAGCTTGGCGTTTTGATTGAAACGATGCGTCGTGAAGGCTTTGAGCTTACGATTGGTCGTCCACGCGTCTTGTTCCGTGAGAATCCAGAAACAGGTGAACGTGAAGAACCATTCGAAGAAGTTCTGATTGACGTTGACGAGCCATATTCTGGTGTCGTCGTTGAAAAAATGTCTTTGCGTAAAGGTGTTATGCAGGACATGCGTCCATCAGGTGGTGGAAAAGTTCGTTTGACGTTCTTGATCCCATCACGTGGATTGATTGGTTATCATGGTGAGTTCCTGACAGATACACGTGGAACAGGCCTGATGAACCGTCTGTTCGAAGGGTATCATCCTTATGTTGGAACGATTGAAGGCCGCCGCAATGGTTCTTTGATCTCCGCAGAAGATGGTGCAACAACCCAATATGCTCTGTTCTCCTTGCAAGATCGTGGAACATTGTTCGTTGATGCTGGTGAGAAGATTTACCAAGGGATGATTCTCGGTGAGCATTCACGTGAGAATGATCTTGAAGTGAATGCTGTACGTGAAAAGAAATTAACAAACATGCGTGCAGCGGGTAAAGATGAGGCTCTTTTGCTCATTCCGCCAAGAAAAATGAGCCTTGAACAAGCAATTGCGTATATTGAAGATGATGAATTAGTTGAAGTAACACCTTCTGCTATTCGTATCCGCAAGCGTTATCTTGATCCGCACGAACGTAAGCGTGCAGCAAAAACCAAGACTGCGTAA
- a CDS encoding glucoamylase family protein, whose protein sequence is MPQIRLKAGMKAMLLSLAAGGMLLGSHSGLAQERKVGSFLKPTKVSAADKKFINDLEYKTFRWFWDTANSKTGLVPDRAPLPKGAASIASVGFGLTAYGIGVERGYITRNEAVERTLKTLKFIESLPQNDRPMGSAGYKGFYYHFLDQETGLRVADWSELSSVDTALFMSGVLFSQSFYTRNDAREKEIRQIADRLYRRIDWNWMSVNHPFLSMGWTPPNHYLSNDWKGYNEGLIIYLLAMGSPTNAVPQNTWKTWTDSYAHQWGEFQGYKFLNFAPLFGHQYSESWIDFRGIQDDFSRAHNTDYFQNSRAAVYAQRAYAMANPGDWKDYGANIWGLTACDGPGDEKQSYNGKMRHYMSYSARGAGLDYISDDGTLAPTAAGGSIAFAPEIVIPALREMHQKYGDRIYNQYGFLDSFNPSFQKDGHYWVANQQLGIDQGPILLMIENWRNGFVWKVMKKNKYVRSGLMRAGFQGGWLSHKR, encoded by the coding sequence ATGCCGCAGATAAGACTTAAAGCTGGAATGAAAGCAATGCTTTTAAGTCTTGCAGCTGGTGGAATGTTATTAGGTTCTCATTCTGGATTGGCGCAAGAACGTAAAGTGGGGAGCTTTCTGAAGCCCACGAAGGTTTCAGCGGCGGATAAGAAATTTATTAATGATTTGGAGTATAAAACATTTCGATGGTTTTGGGATACGGCAAACTCCAAAACAGGGTTGGTGCCTGATCGTGCTCCCTTACCTAAAGGGGCGGCAAGTATTGCGAGTGTCGGTTTTGGGCTAACGGCTTATGGCATTGGTGTTGAGCGTGGGTATATTACGCGTAACGAGGCAGTAGAAAGAACACTTAAAACATTAAAATTTATTGAAAGCCTGCCACAAAATGACCGGCCAATGGGTAGCGCTGGATATAAAGGGTTTTATTATCATTTCTTAGATCAAGAAACGGGGTTACGCGTAGCGGACTGGTCAGAATTATCGAGTGTTGATACGGCACTCTTTATGAGTGGCGTTTTGTTTTCTCAGTCTTTTTATACGCGTAATGATGCTCGTGAGAAAGAAATTCGACAGATTGCTGATCGCCTGTATAGACGAATTGATTGGAATTGGATGAGTGTTAATCATCCTTTCCTTAGCATGGGATGGACGCCACCTAATCATTACCTTTCTAACGATTGGAAAGGGTATAATGAGGGTTTGATTATTTATCTTCTGGCAATGGGCTCTCCCACAAATGCTGTGCCGCAAAATACATGGAAGACTTGGACAGATTCTTACGCTCATCAATGGGGAGAATTTCAGGGATATAAATTCTTGAACTTCGCACCTCTTTTTGGGCACCAATATAGCGAATCGTGGATTGATTTTCGTGGCATTCAAGATGATTTTTCTCGTGCTCATAACACGGACTATTTCCAAAATAGTCGTGCCGCAGTTTACGCACAAAGAGCATATGCGATGGCTAATCCTGGAGATTGGAAGGATTATGGAGCCAATATCTGGGGCTTAACAGCGTGTGATGGTCCGGGGGATGAGAAGCAGTCCTATAATGGTAAGATGCGGCATTATATGTCCTATTCCGCGCGTGGTGCAGGATTAGACTATATTTCAGATGATGGAACTCTTGCTCCTACGGCTGCAGGAGGGTCTATTGCTTTTGCTCCTGAAATTGTAATTCCTGCTCTGCGTGAAATGCATCAAAAATACGGTGATCGTATTTATAATCAGTATGGATTTTTAGATTCGTTTAATCCGTCTTTTCAGAAGGATGGTCACTATTGGGTGGCCAACCAGCAACTTGGCATCGATCAAGGGCCTATTTTGCTGATGATTGAAAATTGGCGGAATGGTTTTGTTTGGAAGGTTATGAAAAAGAATAAATATGTTCGTAGCGGATTAATGCGAGCTGGCTTCCAAGGGGGGTGGCTATCGCATAAACGATAA
- a CDS encoding YiaA/YiaB family inner membrane protein, protein MNIVQKKEGMKMSTNNAVTNSSSWIMFTWICFFISIFSMAAAVLYMPMQSWLRAYLGLSALFIVQSSISLSKTLRDQAEQISVSKRGN, encoded by the coding sequence ATGAACATTGTTCAAAAAAAAGAAGGTATGAAAATGAGTACAAATAACGCAGTAACAAATTCTTCAAGCTGGATCATGTTTACTTGGATATGTTTTTTTATATCTATTTTTTCGATGGCGGCTGCCGTCCTTTACATGCCAATGCAAAGTTGGTTACGCGCATATTTGGGGCTATCGGCACTTTTTATTGTTCAGTCTTCGATTTCACTTTCGAAAACACTGCGTGATCAGGCTGAACAAATCTCTGTTTCAAAACGTGGTAATTGA
- the queF gene encoding preQ(1) synthase produces MPNHTTPTGPSAPGTEALSQLGRNTAAANSPEEAQLERVPSPHQGRKYVVRFTAPEFTSLCPVTGQPDFAHIVIDYIPSQWIVESKSLKLFLTSFRNHGAFHEDCSVTIAERLIELLDPEWLRIGAYWYPRGGIPIDVFWQTGEPPAGVWLPPQDVPGYRGRG; encoded by the coding sequence ATGCCAAACCACACAACACCAACAGGCCCTTCCGCGCCGGGAACAGAAGCTCTGAGCCAACTCGGCCGAAATACGGCCGCTGCAAACTCTCCCGAAGAAGCACAATTGGAACGTGTCCCCTCTCCTCATCAGGGGCGGAAATATGTTGTTCGCTTCACTGCCCCTGAGTTCACATCCTTATGCCCCGTAACCGGTCAGCCAGACTTCGCTCATATCGTCATTGACTACATCCCCAGCCAATGGATCGTTGAAAGCAAATCCCTCAAGCTCTTCCTGACAAGCTTTCGTAACCACGGTGCTTTCCATGAAGATTGCTCCGTTACCATCGCAGAACGCCTCATTGAACTACTTGACCCTGAATGGCTTCGTATTGGAGCATATTGGTACCCTCGGGGAGGAATCCCAATCGACGTATTCTGGCAGACTGGCGAACCACCCGCAGGCGTTTGGCTTCCCCCCCAAGATGTCCCCGGTTATCGCGGCCGAGGCTAA
- a CDS encoding TetR/AcrR family transcriptional regulator has protein sequence MGRKGRDPNELKLLITDAAESIITEQGLKACTARAITSRAKCALGSLSYLFNGLEAVILAVNARTLQEMGAYMFKQAESIHHKTTQNRLEALALAYFRYARDHLNRWDALFALRLEAHEELPPDYLSLRDNLITRITTLFSSDLKTTLPPDEAAILARTMYEAVHGIVILGLDRRLGGSHDDVEYRIKTLIQRIV, from the coding sequence ATGGGCCGTAAAGGACGAGATCCCAACGAACTTAAATTACTCATCACAGACGCCGCAGAAAGCATCATCACAGAACAGGGTCTTAAAGCCTGTACAGCACGCGCCATTACCTCCCGCGCAAAATGCGCCTTAGGGTCTTTAAGTTACCTTTTTAATGGTCTCGAAGCGGTTATTCTGGCTGTAAATGCGCGTACCCTACAAGAAATGGGCGCATATATGTTTAAACAAGCGGAATCTATTCACCATAAAACGACTCAAAACCGTTTAGAAGCGCTTGCTCTTGCTTATTTTCGATATGCACGTGATCATTTAAATCGTTGGGATGCCCTTTTTGCTCTTCGGCTAGAAGCACATGAAGAACTTCCTCCTGATTATCTTTCATTAAGAGATAACTTAATTACACGCATCACTACTCTTTTTTCCTCGGATCTAAAAACTACCCTCCCTCCAGATGAAGCTGCAATACTTGCACGAACCATGTATGAAGCTGTGCATGGGATTGTTATTCTTGGGCTTGATCGGCGCTTAGGTGGAAGCCATGATGACGTCGAATACAGAATAAAGACCCTCATTCAACGCATTGTTTAA